The DNA segment AACGtattacatgtaaaaaaaaaaaaaaaaaaacggtaaTTACACGTAATCCGTTACCCCCCAACCCTGCCTAGAGTTCTAAAAAAggtaaaaataattataataactACTTTTGGTTTGCTGTGATTGGCATAAAGCCACCGGAAATGACAGTTTTCCTTTCCTTTGTCACCTGATCAACATTTCCACAACACGGAAGTGCGGTGCAGCGTTCAGTTTCTCCAGAAATAAATGTTTCTCTTTGCCACAGACTGCTAAATTACATCTAGCTCCAGTTATGAAAGTGAATGTCAGTAGCTTAATGTAAGAGTGTATATTGCCATTCAAGTGTTAAAGAAAATTCACGGATTTAACGAGTTTGGGACATATCTAATCGTAAGTATGTTAGTCTAGCCTGCTTACCGTTACCAAATATTTGTATAACTAAGCTTGTTCTCGGTGACGTTACGTGTACTGTCTATAGTCTAGTCCGTCATAGTTAGGTAACGTTAGTATGCTAGGCAGCTAGCTTTAgcacactgaacaataatataaacgcaacgttcatgagctgaaataaaagatcccacacattttccatacgcacaaaaacgTCTCTCTCAAATTGTAAACAACTTTGTCACTcaaaaatgtgcaattttgtcacacaacacatgcCACAGCTGACTCACGTTTTGAGggtgcgtgcaattggcatgcagactgcaggaatgtccaccagggctgttgccagataattgaatgttaatttccctACCATTAACAAACGTtgtttggcagtacgtccaaccagccttaaacttgtaaccatgccagccaaggacctccacatccggcttcttcacctgtgggattgtctgagaccagccacctgaacAGCTGAtggaactgtgggtttgcacTACCTAAGAATTTtggcacaaactgtcagaaactgtctcagggatgctcatctgcgtgctcgtcgtcctcaccagggtcttgacctgactgcagtttggcgtcgtaaccgacttcacctgctcaccttcaatggccactgacacgttggagaagtgtgctcttcacgtaTTAATCTCGATTTCGACTGTACTGGgcagtggtttgctgatgtcaactttgaacagagtgccctatggtggcggtggggttatggtatgggcaggtataagctatggacaacaaacaccattgcattttatcgatggaaatTTGCACAGACATAGTGACGAGAATGCACTGCCCCATGTTACAAGGATttctacacaattcctggaagatgaaaatgtcccacttcttcaatggcctgcatactcaccagacatatcacccattgagcatgtttggatgttctggatcgatgtgtacgacagtgtgttccagttcccgccaatatccatcaactttgcacagccattgaagaggagtgggacaacattccactgtCCACAATCAACaccctgatcaactctatgtgaaggagatgtgtcacactgcatgagacaaatggtggccacaccagatactgactggttttctgatccacacccataCCTTTTTTTAAGACATCTGTGACCaaccgatgcatatctgtattcccactcatgtgaaatccatggatTAGGGCATGATTAATTTTATTTTAATTgagtgatttccttatatgaactgtaactcagtaaaatctttgaaattgttgcatttatatttttgttcagtgttgttAAGCAAACTAACCGAACGCATAATAAGCCTTGTATCTTGCCAGTGCTAACAAGGTAACTGCTTCATAGCATTTCTTGACTCTGATAGGCCTGCTCCCTAGCAGGCTCATATTTGTTAGCTATTTGTTGCACTTTGTAATGCAAACGCTTGGCTGTTTGACATTCATGTATTCACAGTGTTGATGGTGTATGTTTTCCAAATGCTTTCCATTAATCATCAGCACCATGGAACCCACAGCTTCTGGAATGTTCTGTAACAGAATGCTTAGCATGGTAAACTCTGAGGATGTCAACGCCATTATCCAAGCCCAGAGGCACATGTGAGTAACAGTACGGAATGCTGCACGGAGAACATCCTATATCTGCTGGGAGCATTGCTATTTCTCACACAGAGCAATGTTTCCCAACTTCAGCGCAAATTTTTGTTATTGCTCCGAACAAACATACCTCATTCAACTcgtgtgcttgtccagggctacaataaAAAGTTGTACTGTTGGGGCTatttgaggactggagttgggaaacactaaCATAGAGAGCAGACTAGCTGGCTGCATGGGGTCTTGATGGATGGCCTTGCACTCACTGTGATATGTTACAATAGTCAAATACAGCACAACATTGGTTCATTTTGGGTCAATCAGATCTGAGGTGATTTTTTTACACCAACAAAACAGTCTAGACCTACTCATTTCCTTGACACTCAATCCTGTTAGTCAGCTTGTGCAGACTGGCAAAACAGGCACAGCTTTGCCAAAGACTAACACAAATGGGACACCATTAATTTCATATTATCCATATAATAGAGCCTATTTTATCTTGCTCGTCACATTGGCTCCTCTCCCAGGCTGGACCGCTTTGAGAAGACCAATGAGATGCTGATCAACTTCAATGGACTTTCCAACGTGCGGCTGCAGCAGATGAACGAACACTTCCTGCTTCACACGCGCACCCTGGTGGAGATGAAGAAGGACTTGGACAGCATCTTTAGGAGAATCAGGTGATGGACCCATCCTAATACTACCCCCATTGTCTTCTGACAGATGGCGTCATTCTGACATGACACGCCGTTGCCGTCACGCTATCTGACGTAAGACAATGAGGCTACCCCTAGACCCGGCCTCTAGACCCCTTATACCCTACATACAAAAACATCCCCAAGCCTTACCCCGAAATCCTTTCTGTAGTTCTGACACGGGTTGGATAAGTGTAAGCAATATGGTAATGTCTCCACCCAGCCTATCAGGGGACAAGATGGGAACTACTTTCATACCTATCAAATTTTCAGATCTACGCAAAGTGTTTAGGGGAAGTGGCAAGGGGTTGTTTAATAACTATTTTCTTGGTGGATTGTATACTTCCTCCAAGTACATATTATACTAACTACGAATGGAAACTTTCATCTGACTGTGACGATCAGTCACATACTGTCTCTTGTCCAATTTTCACTCTAGCTCGTGCTTTCTTTCTGTCTTGTGAACATAATCCACATATTCATGGTTTTATCTGTCCACGCAGGACTTTAAAGGTTAAGATCGCCAAGCAGTACCCAGAGGCCTTCAGCAGTGAGTTTGACATTTTACAGTCATGACGGCAACATTGGCAGACAGACAAGTTGTTTACTGTAAATAGTTGCACATTCAGGCATTTTTCACAGTGCAGTAGTTTATTCGTCTTGTTAATTAGACCTACACATATCCGACATTTTCGAAAGTATTTGACGCAACGTAATTCAATGTTTTGATGCCATATTCAGTAAGTCTGTCTCCTCAGTGCCTCTGAGGGTGCATCTTAATATTATTAAGTCCTGTTCTTTCTTCCTCCATCTGCACAATGGGGAAAGAAATTAGTGGTGACTTGCTTTCCCCTgtgatgttttttctctccaattAATGTAGAATGGAGGCTACTTTAGACTATCGAGAGTCACCCTGAGTCTCTCCCTCACAGACGTCCACGAGTCGCCGGTCCTGGAGGACGACGAGTTTGATCCCATCCCGCCCAGTGTCGCCACGATGATCGCCGCCACCATGTCGGGGCAGAGCACCGAGTCATGTGACACGAGCCCCGACGTCATTTCCCCGAATGTAAGCCGGTTTTCCGAAGACCTCTCCCAGGAGCAGGCTGACACGCCCACCTCTGACCAAGGCCTGCCTAGCCCTGAAACGGACATGCTGAGGGACGAGGGCCCGGACTCAGTGCCTGCAGAGTAAGCCCAGGCTTAGGGCTCTACTCAGTACCTGAAGAGTAGAGCCTTTGTAACCCAGGCCTAGGGTTCTACTTAGTGCTGGCAGAGTAGAGCCTCCGTAACCCAGGCCTAGAGCTCTACTCAGTACCCGTAGAGTAGATAGAAGCAGCAGCAGGTCAATGTGATTGATTTGGCTTTTGGAGTTTTGACCAGTTATCTGGTTTGTCGGTTCTGAATCAGAAGCTGATTTGATGGTCAGGATTTAAACCAGCACACTGACTACTGTTCACCTGTAACCGCCAAGACTGTGTCCAAAGATCCCTTTTGTAGACACGCTTGTCCATCACTCGCCACTAACAATGAAGAAGATACTTGAATCTGTGTTCAAGTACTGAATCCTTAATTACTGACCACAGGAGGACTGCACCCAGCTAGTCATTTGTTTGTGTTCACAGGAGTCTCTCATTAATAATGGTTGAGCTTGGAAATATTCACTCATTTAAAGAGGTAGTGAGCTTTGTTGGTCATGGGTAAGCCTATTGCAAGCCAGCTAATCGCAATAGTACGGCCTACCAAAATATGGTTAAATTTTTTACTAACACACCTCAGTGTTATTTACCCTATTAAAACTAGAGCCTGACCGATATGGTTATTTGGGTCTGATTTTTGAGGGACAAAACCTACCGATACGGATATATCTGCTGATATACTGTTTTACAGCAGGGAAATTAAAGTGTCATTTTCCACATTGAATTCTCCTAAATTGCCATTCAGAAGAGCAGTTTTCCAAGAAATATGCTGCTAATGTTGATTTCTTACATTGTGACATGATGAGAATGTCCGCAAACATTCAGATCAGCTTGAGATACCCTTTTTCCCCCAtcctatttattgaatattagTTATCGTGGAATTATCGGCTGATACCAATAAAGCGTTAAAATGACAATATCAGCAGATCATTTCGGCGACGCAATATATCGCAATATATATTGTTTCTCAgatatgcattttattttgttggGATGACTTGAGCTCGAGTACTAGGCTACATTGTAAATGACCTCTCGGTGAAGTGGCTAACTTAAGCTTTCTAAGTCTTTATCTGTATCATGATTACGGTAAATGTTACGTAACAACTTGAATGCTAAATTATATTAATTGGTTTGTTTAACAATTCAAATACTTGAAACATGACCGCCCCCCCCAACAAATAAAACCCTCCAGCTTTTAATGTAACTTTTAGAAGAGGCGGAGCATCAGACGGGTTGCCTCCCACAGTGGACCAATGTTCCAGCCATAGGTATGGGATTTTCGAGACTAGCTGAGCGTCGTTCCGTAGCACATGCACAGAAGGTACCGGGTTTTAGCTATTGGGAAGAGGTGTCCAGAGAGAGGTCATGCAGCCACTCTGCCAAAACAGAATAAAACGTGCTCCCTTGCCACATTGAAAAGGGTTAGATTAGTAGCCCCAAGTGATCATTCTGAGCAGACAATTATCTCTGGTTGTAATGAAAAGAAACGACCCTAATCGACCTTCATCGGGATTTATTTTCTGGTTGTGAATCAATGTTGATTTCTTACATTGTGACAAGAATGACATGAGAATGGCCACAAGCATTCAAATCAGCTATTTATTGAATATCAGTTATTGGTGGAATTATCGACCGATATAGCGTTAAAATGCCAATATCGGCCGATAATGTCGGTGATGCGATGTATTGGTCAGGTTCTAATGGAAACTCAACTTCTGACAGACCTCATATTATGGGGATTAAGAGACTTTGTATTTGAGCTGAACACTGCACCTTGCCATCAATAACCCGCAATACTAATCGGCACTATACTGCGTTTGCActacactgtatatgtactgtatatatttattaagTCCACATCCCTTCCTCTGCATATCCCCTCTGTAAATTGTATATCCTCACTGTAAATCAtctactccagaatgttatgttTACTGTAAGTATATTGACTGTGTCTGTATTCTGTTAGTACATTGTCTATTGCTGGCAGCGCCTACTCACCAAGTCAATGTACTGTACTTGACGAATAGGGATTCTGATGCCCTCTGCAGGCCAGACACTGATCTTATGGATCACTCACAGATCCAGGCCTAAAGCCAAGTTTCGAATTCAGTGGAAGCCACACCTACTGCTCAGAACAAACCGTTAAACCGGTTACAAACGTATCTCTGACTCTGCTGCTCAGTCTGATAGTGTGTTTCACCATGGCAgaagctgttttttttttaaaaaaaatttaaaataaattttatcccattttctccccaattttcgtggtatccaatcgctagtaattactaccttgtctcatcgctacaactcccgtacgggctcgggagagacaaaggtcgaaagccatgcgtcctccgaagcacaacccaaccagccgtactgcttcttaacacagcgcgcctccaacccggaagccagccgcaccaatgtgtcggaggaaacaccgtgtacctggcccccttggttggcgcgcactgcgcccggcccgccacaggagtcgctggagcgcgatgagacaaggatatccctaccggccaaaccctccttaacccggacgacgctatgccaattgtgcgtcgccccacggacctcccggtcgcggccggctgcgacagagcctgggcgcgaacccagagactctggtggcgcagttagcactgcgatgcagtgccctagaccactgcgccacccgggaggccggcaGAAGCTGTTTTTGATAAggatttgattacctgttcaatCTGTCTGGATCCAGTGACTACTGCCTGTGGACACAGTTACTGTATGGGCTGCATTAACGAAAGCTGGGATCAGGATGATCGGAAAGGTGTCTACAGCTGTCCCCAGTGCAGGCAGACCTTCACCCCAAGACCTGTTCTGGGGAAAAATACTCTACTGAACGAATTGGTGGAGAAACTGAAGAAGACCGGACTCCAAGCTGCTCCTCCTGCTTGCTGTTATGCTGGACCTTTAGATGTGGGGTGTGACATCTGTGCTGGGAGAAACCTCAAAGCTGCCAAGTCCTGTCTGCTGTGTCTTgcctcttactgtgagactcacctAAAACTTCACAATGACCTCAACCAAGGAAAAAACCACAAG comes from the Salvelinus namaycush isolate Seneca chromosome 21, SaNama_1.0, whole genome shotgun sequence genome and includes:
- the LOC120066113 gene encoding kxDL motif-containing protein 1-like isoform X1; this encodes MFSKCFPLIISTMEPTASGMFCNRMLSMVNSEDVNAIIQAQRHMLDRFEKTNEMLINFNGLSNVRLQQMNEHFLLHTRTLVEMKKDLDSIFRRIRTLKVKIAKQYPEAFSNVHESPVLEDDEFDPIPPSVATMIAATMSGQSTESCDTSPDVISPNVSRFSEDLSQEQADTPTSDQGLPSPETDMLRDEGPDSVPAE
- the LOC120066113 gene encoding kxDL motif-containing protein 1-like isoform X2, encoding MEPTASGMFCNRMLSMVNSEDVNAIIQAQRHMLDRFEKTNEMLINFNGLSNVRLQQMNEHFLLHTRTLVEMKKDLDSIFRRIRTLKVKIAKQYPEAFSNVHESPVLEDDEFDPIPPSVATMIAATMSGQSTESCDTSPDVISPNVSRFSEDLSQEQADTPTSDQGLPSPETDMLRDEGPDSVPAE
- the LOC120066113 gene encoding kxDL motif-containing protein 1-like isoform X3 encodes the protein MFCNRMLSMVNSEDVNAIIQAQRHMLDRFEKTNEMLINFNGLSNVRLQQMNEHFLLHTRTLVEMKKDLDSIFRRIRTLKVKIAKQYPEAFSNVHESPVLEDDEFDPIPPSVATMIAATMSGQSTESCDTSPDVISPNVSRFSEDLSQEQADTPTSDQGLPSPETDMLRDEGPDSVPAE